The Marivirga tractuosa DSM 4126 genome contains the following window.
TAAACTTCGGATGATTTTCCCCTGGAAAATTTTCTTCAAAGAAATCTCCATATTCCCCGATCGTTTTCTTCATATCTTTTCTTAGCCATAAAATACCTATTAAGTTAGGTATAGTCATCAAGGCTATAGTGATAGCAGATAATGTCCAAATTATGGTAGTGTCTTGGAAAGCAGCAAAGAAGAATGCCACCACGTAAACTACTCTATAATAGATAACTGACTTAGGACCGAATAAATAAGTCATTGCCCTATCTCCATAGTAAGACCAACTAATGGCTGTACTGAATGCAAACAATAACAATCCTATCGATACTATATATTGGCCCCAATCTCCAAAGAACCCTCTTTTGAAAGCCAGAGCAGTTAGGGGTGCACTATGAACCAATGATTCTCCAATAAATTTGATCGGTCTGTCATCCGATACCTTACCGTTTGTTATGTTAACCGAGCCAGTGAAGAGTTCATCTGTTAATAAACCTTCATCCTTATAAACCTTTATGTTATCGGCAAAGCTTCTACTGTGAATAAAGGTGAAATCATCATTTTGAATGGTTCCATCTACAACTTTTAATTCACCCGAGTAGGTAGGAAGTTTTTCTTCATCATTGATGTGGAGATAGATTTTGTTTTTATGTTCTTCATTGGATTCCACATATTGCTTTTCCAATATTTCTATTTCCGAATACTCAAATTTATTAATATGCTTTTCATTCCAAGCTCCAGATGAAAGCAATACTAAACCCGTAACAGTACAAATTATAATGGTATCGATAAAAGGCTCTAAAATAGCCACCATACCTTCAGAAAGTGGTTCATTAGCTTTTGCTGAAGCGTGAGCGATCGGAGCAGAACCTTGGCCTGCTTCATTGGAGAATAAACCCCTGTTCACCCCTCTATTGAATGCATAGGCAATATTGGCACCAATAAAACCACCAGTTGCGGCAGAACCAGTAAATACATCCCCGAAAATCGCCATCAGGGAAGGAATGATGTTTTCGTAATTAAAAAGGATAACAGCAAAAGCTCCAATAAAGTAAATAATAGCCATTGCCGGAACCAATTTTGACGTAACTGCTGCTATTCTTTTAATTCCTCCAATGATCACTAATGCCAAAAGCACAGCCAAAACAGCACCAGTAACAACTTGGTCAATACCGA
Protein-coding sequences here:
- a CDS encoding alanine/glycine:cation symporter family protein, yielding MQEVNNFLIFIDSFIGSATWFPYALLGTGLFFTIYLKFPQIRFFKHAVKIVSGKFDRKDLPGDTSHFQALATALSGTVGTGNIAGVAFAIHLGGPAALFWMLVTAAIGMCTKFVEVSLSHKYRTKLSDGTMAGGPMYYMKNANFTFNGKKVNLKWLAAIFAFATVLSSFGTGSLPQINSISSTLLATFGIDQVVTGAVLAVLLALVIIGGIKRIAAVTSKLVPAMAIIYFIGAFAVILFNYENIIPSLMAIFGDVFTGSAATGGFIGANIAYAFNRGVNRGLFSNEAGQGSAPIAHASAKANEPLSEGMVAILEPFIDTIIICTVTGLVLLSSGAWNEKHINKFEYSEIEILEKQYVESNEEHKNKIYLHINDEEKLPTYSGELKVVDGTIQNDDFTFIHSRSFADNIKVYKDEGLLTDELFTGSVNITNGKVSDDRPIKFIGESLVHSAPLTALAFKRGFFGDWGQYIVSIGLLLFAFSTAISWSYYGDRAMTYLFGPKSVIYYRVVYVVAFFFAAFQDTTIIWTLSAITIALMTIPNLIGILWLRKDMKKTIGEYGDFFEENFPGENHPKFK